One window from the genome of Pseudomonadota bacterium encodes:
- a CDS encoding microcin C ABC transporter permease YejB → MGAYVLRRLLLMIPTLLGIILLNFLIVQVAPGGPVEQMLAKIQGNDVSATERFSGGGGEDFSMQQDLQHKTAAVSGGKSKYRGAQGLDPAFIKELERQFGFDKPAGERFMMMIKNYLKFDFGTSYYQDRAVIDLVKDKLPVSISLGLWSTLIIYLISIPLGIKKAVRDGERFDVWTSGVIIVGYAIPGFMFAILLIVLFAGGTYWDIFPLRGLVSDNWHDLSWPKRILDYFWHLALPIAALVISGFASLTILTKNSFLDELNKQYVLTARSKGLVEKRILYKHVFRNAMLIVIAGFPAALMSIFLTGSLLIETIFSLDGLGLLGFESALNRDYPVMFATLYIFTLLGLVIKLVSDLTLTWVDPRIDFNALEGR, encoded by the coding sequence ATGGGAGCCTATGTCCTCCGGCGGCTGTTACTGATGATTCCGACGCTGCTGGGCATCATTTTGCTGAATTTTCTGATTGTGCAGGTCGCGCCCGGCGGCCCTGTGGAACAGATGCTGGCCAAAATTCAGGGCAATGACGTTTCGGCGACCGAACGCTTTTCCGGCGGTGGCGGTGAAGATTTCTCCATGCAGCAGGATTTGCAGCATAAAACGGCAGCAGTCTCGGGCGGAAAAAGCAAATATCGCGGTGCGCAGGGGCTTGATCCCGCCTTTATCAAAGAGCTGGAACGCCAGTTCGGCTTCGATAAACCGGCGGGCGAACGCTTTATGATGATGATCAAAAATTATCTGAAATTCGATTTCGGCACCAGCTATTATCAGGATCGCGCGGTGATTGATCTGGTTAAGGACAAGCTGCCTGTCTCGATTTCCCTCGGCTTGTGGAGCACTTTGATCATTTATCTGATTTCCATTCCGCTGGGTATCAAAAAGGCGGTGCGCGACGGCGAGCGCTTCGATGTCTGGACCAGCGGTGTTATTATTGTCGGCTATGCCATTCCGGGCTTTATGTTTGCGATTTTGCTGATCGTCTTGTTTGCGGGAGGAACCTATTGGGATATTTTCCCCTTGCGCGGGCTGGTCTCCGATAACTGGCATGATCTCAGCTGGCCGAAACGCATTCTGGATTATTTCTGGCATCTGGCTCTACCGATTGCCGCTTTGGTTATCAGCGGTTTTGCCAGCCTGACGATTTTGACCAAAAACTCTTTTCTGGACGAGCTGAATAAACAATATGTGCTGACGGCGCGGTCAAAAGGTCTGGTGGAAAAACGTATCCTGTATAAACATGTGTTCCGCAATGCCATGCTGATTGTGATTGCCGGATTTCCGGCGGCTTTGATGAGTATCTTTCTGACAGGATCACTGCTGATCGAAACGATTTTCTCGCTGGACGGGCTGGGGCTGCTCGGTTTTGAATCGGCGTTGAACCGTGATTATCCGGTGATGTTCGCGACATTGTATATTTTCACATTGCTGGGACTTGTCATCAAGCTGGTCAGCGATCTGACGCTGACATGGGTTGACCCGCGTATTGATTTCAACGCGCTGGAGGGCAGATAG
- a CDS encoding ABC transporter permease: MILSPIAKRRLHQFRRNRRGYWSLMLFLLLLVLSLFAEFIANDKPLLVRYDGQFYTPVFVSYAETTFGGEFETTADYRDPYVRDLINEKGWMVWPLIRYSYATINYNLDRPAPSPPTTENWLGTDDQGRDVTARLIYGFRISVLFGLCLTLLGSLIGVTVGAMQGYFGGWFDLLSQRFMEIWSGMPVLFLLIIMASVIEPGFFSLLILMLLFSWMTLVDVVRAEFLRTRNLDYIRAAQALGVPTLVIMVKHALPNAMVATLSLMPFVLTGAITTLTSLDFLGFGLPPGSPSLGELLSQGKNNLQAPWLGITAFMSLAVMLSLLTFVGEAVRDAFDPRKIFVQKGVEENAVAEMAQSKEKDA, translated from the coding sequence ATGATCCTGTCGCCCATTGCAAAGCGCCGCCTGCACCAGTTCCGCCGCAACCGCCGCGGTTACTGGTCGTTGATGCTGTTTCTGCTGCTGCTGGTGCTGAGCCTGTTTGCCGAATTCATCGCCAATGACAAGCCGCTTTTGGTGCGTTATGACGGGCAGTTTTATACGCCGGTTTTTGTTTCCTATGCCGAAACGACCTTCGGCGGAGAGTTTGAAACAACAGCGGATTACCGCGACCCCTATGTGCGTGATCTGATTAATGAAAAAGGCTGGATGGTCTGGCCACTGATCCGTTATTCCTATGCGACGATCAATTATAATCTCGACCGGCCCGCCCCGTCACCGCCGACGACAGAAAACTGGCTTGGCACCGATGATCAGGGCAGGGATGTGACGGCAAGACTGATTTACGGGTTTCGTATTTCGGTGTTGTTCGGCCTGTGTCTGACCCTGCTGGGCAGCCTGATCGGCGTGACGGTCGGGGCGATGCAGGGTTATTTCGGCGGCTGGTTTGATCTGTTGTCGCAGCGTTTTATGGAGATATGGTCGGGGATGCCGGTGCTGTTTCTGCTGATTATCATGGCCAGCGTGATCGAACCCGGATTTTTCAGCCTGCTGATTTTGATGCTGCTGTTTTCCTGGATGACATTGGTAGATGTAGTGCGGGCGGAGTTTCTGCGTACCCGCAATCTGGATTATATCCGCGCCGCACAGGCTTTGGGTGTGCCGACCCTTGTCATCATGGTGAAACATGCGCTGCCCAATGCGATGGTGGCGACGCTGAGCCTGATGCCCTTTGTGCTGACAGGGGCGATTACGACCCTGACCAGTCTTGATTTTCTCGGTTTCGGTCTGCCGCCGGGATCGCCGTCTTTGGGCGAGCTTTTATCGCAGGGGAAAAACAATCTGCAGGCGCCGTGGCTGGGAATTACTGCCTTTATGTCATTGGCTGTGATGCTGAGTTTGCTGACATTCGTCGGGGAGGCCGTGCGTGACGCCTTTGACCCGCGTAAAATTTTCGTCCAGAAGGGCGTGGAAGAAAACGCCGTTGCTGAAATGGCGCAAAGCAAGGAAAAGGATGCGTAG
- a CDS encoding ABC transporter ATP-binding protein, with protein sequence MTLLTVKDLSVTFRVPDQQSVAAVKKVSFTVEKGKTTALVGESGSGKSVTALSVLQLLPYPMASHPSGEIVFDGQNVIGASKSVLRSIRGNRISMIFQEPMTALNPLHTIERQIAEPLFLHKKMSETAARARVQELLEMVGLSQLKTRLGAFPHELSGGQRQRVMIAMALANEPDILIADEPTTALDVTVQLQILELLQKLQKELDMAILLITHDLNVVRKMSDHVCVMNRGEIVEQGATKAVFETPEHAYTKALLSAEPKGAPPSVNDNARVLLTAEDVKVYFPIKKGVMRRTVDYVRAVDGIDMVLREGQTLGIVGESGSGKSTLGFAILRLLQAQGKISFNGQDVTHLSQKQMRPLRADMQLVFQDPYGALSPRLSVRGIIEEGLLVHQKHLSQKERDDRVVAILEEVGLDPETRFRYPHEFSGGQRQRIAIARAMILNPKLVVLDEPTSALDMSVQAQIVELLRDLQKRHNLSYIFISHDLKVVRAMSHHVLVMQHGKIVEIGSREQIFESPETEYTKELLKAAFFTDAPKAAPKKKNKK encoded by the coding sequence ATGACACTCCTGACTGTAAAAGATTTATCCGTGACGTTCCGCGTGCCTGACCAGCAATCTGTCGCGGCGGTGAAAAAGGTCAGCTTTACGGTTGAAAAAGGCAAAACCACGGCGCTGGTCGGCGAGTCCGGATCGGGAAAATCCGTCACGGCTTTATCCGTTTTGCAATTATTGCCTTATCCGATGGCGTCGCATCCGTCGGGCGAGATCGTCTTTGACGGGCAGAATGTGATCGGCGCCTCAAAATCCGTGCTGCGCAGTATTCGCGGCAACCGTATTTCGATGATCTTTCAGGAACCGATGACGGCGCTGAACCCGCTGCATACGATTGAACGCCAGATTGCCGAGCCGTTATTCCTGCATAAGAAGATGTCGGAGACTGCCGCCCGCGCACGGGTGCAGGAGCTGCTGGAGATGGTCGGATTGTCGCAATTGAAAACCCGTCTGGGCGCATTCCCGCATGAATTATCTGGCGGGCAGCGCCAGCGCGTGATGATTGCAATGGCATTGGCGAATGAGCCGGATATCCTGATTGCGGATGAGCCGACAACGGCGCTGGATGTGACGGTGCAGCTGCAAATTCTGGAACTGCTGCAAAAACTGCAAAAAGAGCTGGATATGGCGATTTTGCTGATTACCCATGATTTGAATGTTGTGCGTAAAATGTCCGACCATGTCTGTGTGATGAACCGCGGCGAGATTGTCGAGCAGGGAGCAACGAAAGCGGTATTTGAAACGCCGGAACATGCCTATACCAAGGCGCTGCTGTCTGCGGAGCCGAAAGGCGCGCCGCCGTCGGTGAATGATAATGCCCGCGTGCTGCTGACGGCGGAGGATGTGAAGGTTTATTTCCCGATTAAAAAAGGCGTGATGCGCCGCACGGTCGATTATGTCCGCGCCGTGGATGGAATTGATATGGTTCTGCGCGAAGGGCAGACGCTTGGTATCGTCGGCGAGTCAGGCTCGGGAAAATCGACTTTGGGTTTTGCCATTTTGCGGCTGCTGCAGGCACAGGGCAAAATCTCTTTTAACGGGCAGGATGTGACGCATCTGAGCCAGAAACAGATGCGCCCGCTGCGTGCCGATATGCAGCTGGTTTTTCAGGACCCTTACGGCGCGCTGTCACCGCGTCTGTCGGTGCGCGGCATTATTGAAGAAGGTCTGCTGGTGCATCAGAAACATCTGTCGCAAAAAGAGCGTGATGACCGTGTTGTGGCGATTTTGGAGGAGGTCGGTCTTGACCCTGAAACGCGCTTCCGTTATCCGCATGAATTTTCCGGCGGGCAGCGGCAACGGATTGCCATTGCGCGAGCGATGATTTTAAATCCGAAACTGGTTGTACTGGACGAGCCGACCTCGGCGCTGGATATGTCGGTACAGGCGCAGATTGTCGAGCTGTTGCGCGACTTGCAGAAACGCCATAATCTGTCCTATATTTTCATCAGCCATGATTTGAAAGTCGTACGCGCGATGTCGCATCATGTACTGGTGATGCAGCACGGGAAAATTGTCGAAATCGGCAGCCGGGAACAGATTTTTGAAAGCCCGGAAACGGAGTACACGAAAGAACTTCTGAAAGCCGCCTTTTTTACCGATGCGCCGAAAGCCGCACCGAAAAAGAAAAACAAAAAATAG